Proteins encoded by one window of Candidatus Poribacteria bacterium:
- a CDS encoding ABC transporter permease, producing the protein MPNKIVAVIKREYMTRVKSKGFIASLFLMPVLMCGLVLLSSFLAIMEDKTEEMRKLAVIDETGEIFEQMQAAVAKHPTFQHKGELVYQLHEETTTTEAEKTALQERVRTKELYAYLEIPKDVFASGGVRFYARTVTNSNIQNAFRRIISDIVRDKRFAESGYSQREVRQLMRSVGFNAYAVKSGKGKDGGAKVESALETGARLGLGYLLVFVLYLFVIIYANSIMRSVLEEKTTRIVEVIISSIKPHQLLLGKLIGVCSVCLTMFAIWVIFGVLLVMNIKPLLGIFGIDSLPIQFIQVIGTIKASGTEILTYFFVYFIIGFFMYSTLYAVVGAICSSEEEAQQTGGPLTMLIIIPFILMFQLFRIPDSTLSVLLSHIPFFSPILMFMRINVLMPPLWEILLNILLMCATVLLVMLISGKIYRVGILMYGKRPTFGQLWQWMRY; encoded by the coding sequence ATGCCGAATAAAATTGTTGCCGTCATCAAACGTGAATATATGACGCGCGTTAAATCTAAAGGATTTATTGCTTCCTTGTTTCTCATGCCGGTTTTGATGTGTGGGTTGGTATTATTGTCCAGTTTTCTCGCAATTATGGAGGACAAAACCGAAGAGATGAGAAAACTTGCGGTCATTGATGAGACGGGTGAAATCTTTGAGCAGATGCAAGCGGCTGTTGCCAAGCATCCGACTTTTCAGCATAAGGGTGAACTTGTCTATCAGCTGCATGAGGAGACCACTACCACAGAAGCCGAAAAAACTGCCCTCCAGGAACGCGTCAGGACAAAAGAACTCTACGCCTATCTTGAAATCCCGAAGGATGTTTTTGCAAGTGGGGGGGTCCGTTTCTACGCCAGAACAGTGACAAATTCTAATATACAAAACGCGTTCCGCCGTATCATTTCAGACATCGTCCGGGACAAACGGTTTGCTGAGAGCGGTTATTCTCAGCGTGAAGTCCGTCAACTCATGCGCTCCGTTGGCTTCAACGCTTATGCTGTCAAAAGTGGCAAGGGGAAAGACGGTGGTGCTAAAGTTGAAAGTGCTTTAGAGACGGGAGCGCGGCTCGGACTCGGCTACCTTCTTGTTTTTGTGCTTTACCTGTTTGTTATCATCTACGCCAACTCCATCATGCGGAGTGTGCTGGAAGAAAAAACAACTCGGATTGTTGAGGTGATTATTTCTTCAATAAAACCGCATCAGCTCTTACTCGGAAAACTCATTGGGGTTTGCTCTGTCTGTTTAACAATGTTTGCTATCTGGGTGATATTTGGTGTGTTATTGGTTATGAACATAAAGCCGCTACTCGGCATCTTTGGCATTGATAGTCTGCCTATACAGTTTATCCAAGTAATTGGGACTATCAAAGCGAGTGGTACCGAGATACTTACATATTTCTTTGTCTATTTCATTATCGGTTTCTTTATGTATTCGACGCTTTATGCTGTTGTCGGTGCGATTTGCAGCAGTGAAGAGGAGGCGCAGCAGACAGGAGGCCCCCTCACGATGCTCATCATTATCCCGTTCATACTGATGTTCCAGTTATTTAGGATCCCCGATTCGACACTCAGTGTGTTGCTCTCCCACATCCCATTTTTCTCGCCGATACTTATGTTCATGCGTATCAACGTGCTAATGCCGCCTTTATGGGAGATTCTACTGAATATCTTGTTGATGTGCGCGACTGTTCTGCTGGTCATGCTTATCAGCGGGAAAATCTATCGGGTTGGGATTCTGATGTACGGTAAACGTCCTACTTTTGGGCAATTATGGCAGTGGATGCGGTACTGA
- a CDS encoding sigma-70 family RNA polymerase sigma factor: MKNDDVQLIQRVLDGDDTAFSVLVRKYQKSVHALAWRKIGDFHIAEDITQETFLKAYQGLSTLKEPQSFASWLYVITANHCNTWLRKKRLRTQSLEDTSSTQLEKTTYSGYVIEENERMTIETQREVVKKLLSKLKESDRTVITLYYFGGMTYAEISKFLGVSVGAIKNRVYRAQERLKKEEPMIRETLENFQIAPNLTENIMHEISRLKPITPSGSKPLVPWAIGVSTIAVVFLMLGVGTAYLSRFQKPYSFDATSEMTVDIIETPVVLDIESKPDVRTHLGSTVASSKNDGVGQQPDEVLFAAAEIEGEDVSVPKQQWIQAGPIKGSKAEGLLATSEGELYTFADMQVYKLEADGKEGRHIFDFRSLLNSRPPTAPLAKWKDTLYIILANELLASKDDGQTWDLVHALPDRHYDAIGLILTERAFYAAFENGIFRSEDNGKTWQAINDGLMMGDMGYIRSIVNMQDTLFAGTSNGLYRLNADSWQRVAFSVSVGRIRSLAATKNKLYVAAEMSDADPRAVSRGQQQAWWIFRSTDLGNSWDDITPTNAWAVKGWPPFVKLIAAGDTLLAMEQGMVRSTDGGNTWLPPQLPGTSPPMNADGDVAIAVNESVLYVGSWRSGLHRSTDAGKSWDMVNITPDTGQIGNLIAHRENSKRDNMPLTLYARYEEEKVVKTVDNGKSWKTVQIEMPMTASRRESIPSITHIVKADGKIYAKGGDSLGRGKTHLYRVSTDSNSLIPIQGLPIFDALELTFELGQMRRNRSNLSDASVIEQLREKAPGATEFFKQLVGWDPRQPDIYTQLGFRKGAFAVSGDTFYMEYNYKLFRWEPGDTEWYDTEQEETVELSPKLAFRELKLAASGNTVYVGKRDGHLVVSFDKGNNWLDLTPALPFPVKAFNDMVSAGSTVYVATDTGIITSDGGRHWHIVTDAEGNNLIMEHLAVDGTKVYGISKAGVYRLKNKNDTWKQIASEVPERVSSLAVDGNVLYVGTRGSGVLHFNLDE; the protein is encoded by the coding sequence ATGAAAAACGATGATGTTCAACTCATCCAACGCGTCCTTGATGGCGATGATACCGCCTTTTCCGTGCTTGTCAGAAAATACCAAAAGTCGGTACATGCGCTGGCGTGGCGGAAGATTGGGGATTTCCACATCGCCGAGGATATCACACAAGAGACGTTCCTAAAAGCGTATCAGGGCCTCTCTACGCTGAAGGAACCACAATCCTTTGCAAGTTGGCTCTATGTGATAACAGCGAATCATTGCAACACGTGGCTCCGTAAGAAACGTTTACGGACGCAGTCGTTGGAAGACACCAGCAGCACGCAGTTGGAAAAAACAACGTATTCTGGATATGTCATTGAAGAAAATGAACGAATGACGATAGAAACGCAACGCGAAGTTGTCAAGAAACTACTCTCGAAATTAAAGGAAAGCGATCGGACCGTCATCACACTTTATTACTTCGGGGGCATGACTTATGCAGAGATCAGTAAGTTTTTGGGTGTATCGGTCGGTGCGATTAAAAATCGCGTTTACCGTGCGCAAGAACGTCTGAAGAAGGAGGAACCCATGATAAGAGAGACTTTAGAAAACTTCCAAATTGCTCCAAACCTTACAGAGAACATTATGCATGAGATTTCGCGCCTGAAACCGATTACACCATCAGGCAGCAAGCCGTTAGTGCCGTGGGCAATCGGTGTTTCTACAATAGCAGTCGTCTTTTTGATGTTAGGTGTCGGCACGGCGTACTTATCGCGTTTTCAAAAACCGTACAGTTTTGATGCGACCTCAGAAATGACGGTTGATATTATTGAAACGCCAGTCGTATTAGATATTGAATCGAAACCTGATGTCCGAACGCATCTCGGGAGCACTGTCGCGTCCAGTAAAAATGATGGTGTCGGTCAGCAGCCTGATGAGGTCTTGTTTGCTGCCGCAGAAATAGAAGGAGAGGATGTTTCTGTACCAAAACAGCAGTGGATTCAGGCAGGACCGATCAAAGGAAGTAAAGCAGAAGGTTTACTTGCGACATCTGAGGGTGAGCTTTACACTTTTGCTGATATGCAAGTTTACAAATTGGAAGCCGATGGAAAAGAGGGGCGACACATCTTTGATTTTAGATCACTGTTAAATTCTCGCCCTCCAACTGCACCCCTCGCAAAGTGGAAAGATACCCTTTACATTATATTGGCAAACGAACTTCTTGCTTCAAAGGACGATGGTCAGACCTGGGATTTGGTACACGCTTTGCCAGACAGACATTATGATGCTATTGGCTTGATACTAACAGAGCGGGCGTTTTATGCCGCTTTTGAAAACGGAATTTTCCGTTCTGAAGATAACGGTAAAACGTGGCAGGCAATAAACGATGGGTTAATGATGGGGGATATGGGGTATATCCGTTCTATAGTCAATATGCAAGACACCTTGTTTGCTGGAACCAGCAATGGACTCTACCGCCTCAATGCTGACAGTTGGCAACGTGTGGCGTTTTCAGTATCCGTCGGACGGATCCGTTCACTTGCCGCAACAAAAAATAAACTTTACGTTGCTGCGGAGATGAGTGATGCGGATCCTCGTGCAGTTTCCAGGGGACAGCAGCAGGCTTGGTGGATATTCCGCTCAACTGATTTAGGGAATTCGTGGGACGATATTACGCCAACAAACGCGTGGGCAGTAAAAGGATGGCCCCCTTTTGTTAAACTTATTGCTGCAGGTGACACACTTTTGGCGATGGAACAAGGAATGGTGCGCTCTACTGATGGTGGAAACACGTGGCTGCCACCACAATTACCAGGTACGTCCCCTCCAATGAATGCTGATGGAGACGTTGCGATAGCAGTAAACGAGAGCGTTCTTTATGTTGGGAGTTGGCGTAGTGGACTCCATCGTTCCACCGATGCTGGCAAATCATGGGACATGGTAAACATCACCCCGGATACAGGTCAAATCGGTAATCTCATCGCGCATAGAGAAAACAGTAAACGGGATAACATGCCCCTGACGCTTTACGCGAGATATGAAGAAGAAAAGGTTGTAAAAACTGTCGATAATGGTAAGTCTTGGAAGACCGTTCAAATAGAAATGCCGATGACAGCATCTCGCAGAGAAAGTATACCAAGTATTACCCATATTGTCAAAGCTGATGGTAAAATCTATGCAAAAGGTGGGGATTCGCTTGGCAGAGGGAAAACACACCTATATCGCGTATCTACAGATAGCAATTCGCTTATACCGATACAAGGTTTGCCAATCTTTGACGCACTGGAATTAACGTTCGAGTTGGGTCAAATGAGAAGGAACCGGTCCAATCTATCAGACGCATCGGTCATTGAGCAGTTGCGAGAAAAGGCTCCTGGCGCGACCGAGTTCTTCAAGCAGTTGGTAGGATGGGATCCTCGACAGCCGGATATATATACGCAATTAGGGTTCCGTAAGGGGGCGTTTGCTGTTAGCGGTGATACGTTTTATATGGAATACAACTATAAACTTTTCCGATGGGAACCGGGTGACACTGAATGGTACGACACCGAACAGGAAGAAACCGTTGAACTGTCTCCGAAATTGGCATTCAGAGAACTGAAACTTGCGGCTTCAGGGAACACCGTCTACGTCGGCAAACGGGACGGACACCTCGTCGTCTCGTTTGATAAGGGAAATAATTGGCTTGATCTCACGCCAGCGCTGCCGTTTCCCGTTAAAGCCTTCAATGATATGGTGTCTGCGGGTTCCACGGTCTATGTAGCAACAGACACAGGTATCATTACATCAGACGGTGGAAGACATTGGCATATCGTCACTGATGCAGAAGGAAACAATCTCATTATGGAGCACTTGGCTGTTGATGGTACAAAGGTTTATGGTATTTCCAAGGCGGGTGTCTATCGGTTGAAAAATAAAAACGACACGTGGAAACAGATCGCATCAGAGGTGCCAGAAAGGGTGTCCTCGCTTGCTGTTGATGGGAACGTATTGTATGTCGGCACGCGGGGCAGCGGGGTGCTGCATTTCAATCTTGACGAATAA
- a CDS encoding sigma-70 family RNA polymerase sigma factor: protein MKNNDAELIQRVLEGDDTAFSVLVKKYQKPVHALVWRKIGDFHIAEDITQDTFLKAYQRLSTLKKPQRFASWLYVIATNYCKMRIRKKRLSTQSLEDINSTTLESATYSGYVIAENEQETAEAQREVVKKLLAKLQESERTVITLHYLGGMTYKEISEFLGVSVGTIKTRVYRARQRLKKEEPMIREALGNFQITPNLTENIMQEISRLKPVTPSGSKPLVPWAIGVSALVVVFLMLGVGTQYLSRFQKPYSFDAASEMTVELIEAPVVLNLEAKPDVRTQLGNANAPSEADTISRQPNDVSASVAEVESNEKIKNHAHWQLPKAAKARFGKGGITIIQFSPDGALLAVGSNIGVWLYDVATGEEKSLLGIGMCEALRFSPDGRFLAASSEETLIQLWEVATEREVPLIDLYGEASVLRFSSDGKTLIGLSSSGHAAITRLNIENGKGKTKHLKTGLFGIGLFGSEDFTGVYAMTSDKIAIGKRNGMIQLWDAATRKKLSTLKGHVDLPLQPLNKPVHRMFKNNWVLAVAFSPDGTRLASGSTDMTVRLSDTTGDRDSMTLQKHTGPTNVLAFSPDGKMLASGSTDKTVQLWDTTTGEPLATLTGHISGITALAFSPDGRTLVSGSTDGTIRFWRTTTGAPADTLITGHTQSIRAATFFQNSRDGATSKKHPSKNPLLVSAAFNGEITFWDVETAQRRGEVTSSLRQNRGHRDWYSAVAFSPDGTKLVSAAADGTIGFGGFPSFTNPDNLTRLTDVSTGDELATWQKHARELTFSPDDRTKTVAITSSGAIRLWNTETGDELVIPIHDDLPLGFHHNMPTVLAVAFSPDGRWLVSGTTEGEIRMWDVATGEPLAVFAEPTEQENLGHISAVAFSPDRALLSAGTPSQLHLWDVRTGHKIFSVSTVHKRGWRTYHDYPKPLVFSPDGAILINGHGSGTIQLWDVKTGDRIAALDGHTQEVETLKFSPDAETLVSTAQDGTIFFWDWDEAITGSANTDEQPN from the coding sequence ATGAAAAATAACGATGCTGAACTCATCCAACGCGTCCTCGAAGGCGATGATACGGCGTTCTCTGTGCTTGTGAAAAAATACCAAAAGCCGGTGCACGCGCTGGTGTGGCGGAAGATCGGAGATTTCCATATCGCCGAAGACATCACACAGGATACATTCCTGAAGGCGTATCAGAGACTCTCTACTCTGAAGAAACCGCAGCGGTTCGCGAGTTGGCTCTATGTGATAGCGACAAACTACTGCAAAATGCGGATCCGTAAGAAACGTTTATCAACGCAGTCGTTGGAGGATATAAATAGCACGACGTTAGAAAGTGCGACGTATTCTGGATATGTTATTGCGGAAAACGAGCAGGAAACGGCGGAAGCACAGCGCGAAGTCGTCAAGAAGTTGCTTGCGAAACTTCAGGAGAGTGAACGCACCGTCATCACGCTGCATTACCTCGGGGGAATGACGTATAAGGAGATAAGCGAGTTTTTAGGCGTATCAGTAGGGACGATTAAAACTCGCGTTTACCGTGCTCGGCAACGTCTGAAGAAGGAGGAACCGATGATTCGAGAAGCTTTAGGCAATTTCCAAATTACGCCAAATCTTACTGAGAATATCATGCAAGAAATCTCGCGTCTGAAACCCGTTACTCCGTCCGGCAGTAAACCGTTAGTGCCATGGGCAATCGGTGTTTCAGCGTTAGTCGTCGTATTTTTGATGTTGGGTGTCGGGACGCAATACTTATCCCGTTTCCAGAAACCTTACAGTTTTGATGCCGCATCAGAGATGACAGTTGAACTCATTGAAGCACCGGTTGTGCTGAACCTCGAAGCCAAACCGGACGTTCGGACGCAACTTGGAAACGCCAATGCACCGAGTGAGGCGGATACTATCAGTCGGCAGCCTAACGACGTTTCAGCATCGGTTGCAGAAGTAGAATCAAACGAGAAAATTAAAAACCACGCACATTGGCAGCTGCCCAAAGCGGCAAAAGCGCGTTTCGGAAAAGGTGGGATTACCATAATCCAGTTTTCACCGGATGGAGCCCTACTCGCGGTGGGTAGTAATATCGGGGTATGGCTGTATGATGTGGCAACAGGTGAGGAGAAATCTTTGCTTGGTATCGGAATGTGTGAAGCCCTCAGATTTTCACCGGATGGTCGTTTCCTTGCCGCTTCTTCTGAGGAGACGCTCATCCAATTGTGGGAGGTCGCTACCGAGCGCGAAGTGCCGCTTATTGACTTGTACGGGGAGGCTTCCGTATTGCGATTCTCTTCAGATGGAAAAACGCTGATCGGTTTGAGTAGTTCTGGGCATGCTGCAATTACGCGATTGAATATTGAGAACGGGAAAGGGAAAACAAAACACCTTAAAACTGGGCTATTCGGCATCGGTCTCTTTGGTTCTGAGGATTTTACCGGTGTTTACGCGATGACGAGCGATAAAATCGCGATTGGAAAAAGGAACGGGATGATCCAGTTATGGGACGCAGCAACCCGTAAAAAGTTATCGACGCTCAAAGGACACGTAGATTTGCCGCTTCAGCCGTTGAATAAACCTGTGCATCGCATGTTTAAAAACAATTGGGTCTTAGCAGTGGCGTTTTCGCCGGATGGTACCCGTCTCGCCAGTGGCAGCACAGATATGACAGTCCGATTGTCGGATACTACTGGTGACAGGGATTCGATGACGCTGCAGAAACATACTGGACCAACAAATGTGCTGGCGTTTTCACCCGATGGGAAAATGCTTGCCAGCGGCAGCACTGACAAAACCGTGCAATTGTGGGATACCACTACCGGAGAACCCCTCGCGACGCTCACCGGTCATATCAGCGGCATTACGGCATTAGCATTTTCACCCGATGGTCGTACACTCGTAAGCGGGAGTACGGATGGCACAATCCGATTCTGGCGGACAACGACTGGGGCTCCAGCAGATACCCTTATCACTGGACACACGCAATCCATAAGAGCGGCGACCTTCTTTCAGAATAGTAGGGACGGGGCGACCTCCAAGAAACACCCAAGCAAAAACCCCCTACTTGTCAGCGCGGCGTTTAACGGTGAGATCACCTTTTGGGATGTGGAAACAGCGCAGCGTAGGGGCGAGGTAACCTCGTCCCTACGCCAAAATAGAGGACATCGGGATTGGTACTCAGCCGTGGCGTTTTCGCCGGACGGCACGAAACTCGTCAGTGCAGCAGCAGACGGTACGATAGGTTTCGGTGGGTTCCCTTCTTTTACGAATCCAGATAATCTAACTCGGTTGACGGATGTATCGACAGGAGACGAACTCGCAACCTGGCAGAAACATGCCAGAGAACTTACCTTTTCTCCTGACGATAGAACTAAAACGGTGGCGATTACTTCGAGTGGTGCCATTCGCTTATGGAATACGGAAACAGGCGATGAATTGGTCATTCCGATTCATGATGACCTACCCCTCGGTTTTCACCACAATATGCCAACGGTTTTAGCAGTGGCGTTTTCGCCAGATGGTAGATGGCTTGTGAGTGGGACTACAGAAGGGGAAATCCGAATGTGGGATGTTGCGACTGGTGAACCGTTGGCTGTCTTTGCAGAACCGACGGAACAAGAGAATCTGGGGCATATTTCGGCAGTGGCGTTTTCACCAGACCGCGCCTTGCTCTCTGCGGGTACACCGAGTCAACTTCATTTATGGGACGTGCGTACCGGTCATAAAATTTTTTCGGTTAGCACTGTGCATAAACGAGGTTGGCGGACATACCATGATTATCCAAAACCGTTGGTGTTTTCACCGGATGGCGCAATTCTCATCAATGGGCATGGCAGCGGGACAATCCAATTATGGGATGTCAAGACTGGAGACAGAATCGCTGCACTTGATGGGCATACGCAGGAAGTGGAGACGTTGAAATTTTCGCCTGACGCGGAAACACTGGTTAGCACGGCACAAGACGGCACAATCTTTTTTTGGGATTGGGATGAAGCTATCACCGGTTCGGCTAACACCGACGAACAGCCCAATTAG